Proteins encoded together in one Streptomyces umbrinus window:
- a CDS encoding response regulator transcription factor, whose amino-acid sequence MGRGLSNTEPTRELGLSEATVKTHGAHVFAKLALRDRAQAVVLAYETGLVTPGGSDG is encoded by the coding sequence ATGGGCCGCGGCCTGTCCAACACGGAGCCGACCCGTGAACTGGGGCTCAGCGAAGCCACGGTGAAGACCCACGGCGCCCACGTCTTCGCCAAGCTCGCCCTGCGCGACCGGGCCCAGGCCGTCGTCCTCGCCTACGAGACGGGGCTGGTCACCCCGGGCGGGTCCGACGGCTGA
- a CDS encoding lipopolysaccharide biosynthesis protein, with translation MSDTTTAQADTPTPEAPERSGRRLRLPGLGRSSSGGSPLFRNAYALMLNTGISAVLGLGFWLAAARYYSESAVGQGSAAIAAMKLLAGLTAVTLTGALARFIPVAGRGTGRLIFRTYAGSSVVVALAAGVFLLTLSLWGSSYRFLHSPLIAVGFVGAVVAWSVLTLQDGVLTGLRSALWVPVGNTVFSAVKLVLLVAFAAAIPTMGVFVSWVAAIAVSVLPLGWLVFRRLVPRHVKATAEHAEPPTTREIGRFLAGDYTGSLFSLAVVYLVPVIVAAQVSSTDNAYFYITTTIGGTVNLLAINMGASLTVEGSHDPARLAANTRAALRRMARIMLPVAAVLFFGAPWILGVFGQGYADAATPLLRWFAVGAVLRVVMETYFAVLRAQSRTSGLAWLQGLLCLLVLGLTVILLPRLGLTGAGVAEISSLAVIVALAAPRLYRIVRTAPADAVPEDAAPDGDLADLGAREVAASQQDKPKKGRGPAWAQRLDTDTLALGVQLDFDHLERRPDVRPGPGTPPVGTPKVERPERRSEPRPDHRPTWALKAPLQLPASRVEVGLPVEEREPGSETSLGPSEVEVDAPFEPSAGRSGDESEGVRERSASGASGAVRGRGSSPLALEAGGQETGGRSGSSGTPVPPVSVWERLRPTRLGVVLGSLLTAALVLYWVPAAGLGERDLDRMGGLGLVSVLPTPTLVGAGLLVTVFASLLWLGREHRALLLVTLLATVVSLHALPAVIETEPRFATAWQHLGFIDYIDRTGSAVPDLDARWSWPGFFAGAAFVAKACGVTDLTEVIRWWPTAMQLLYLAPLFLLVRHMRASWRAKWTGIWIFVLSGWVGQDYFSPQGFTYLLYLVFVAILLVWFRAPRVLWTKARPGELEVEPTDRRQRAVLLMVLIGLFMATVPAHQLTPFVMLGVLAVLVLIGRSELRGLPILFAVVVSVWIGFLAEPYWSGHFDELFGGVGGVGSNVSSSVSGRIGEGSSSHKLVLYARVVLAGGVMALACWGWWRRRDHKYRERSLLVLTFVPFLGFGMQSYGGEMALRVFMFALPGAALLAALALFPRTGVTAKERDKDRVSLAPLAALMAGLVLMGGFLVARWGNEPFERIRPGEVAGMEYVYAHDKPTVRLLWLSDDTVNNVTPAMPWGARDMEKVEYLPTLAPPDPVLVSGLVKSLKDAGPNSFLMVNRSQVTYLQLDVGYSKTWDTRLVHNLDARPELRKTFANDDVTIYALRKQPDGKVAEPDPGPIGPQVTWTPWSVVGGLAAIALIVLLTTREVVRVAVRPSVRQLQWLQGSFWFSLPLLAVLLASLIQRFLTMA, from the coding sequence GTGTCTGACACGACCACGGCCCAGGCCGACACTCCCACGCCCGAGGCACCCGAGCGGTCCGGGCGCCGCCTTCGTCTGCCCGGCCTCGGCCGGTCGTCGTCCGGAGGCAGCCCGCTGTTCCGGAACGCCTACGCCCTGATGCTGAACACCGGGATCTCCGCCGTGCTGGGGCTGGGCTTCTGGCTGGCGGCCGCCCGGTACTACTCCGAGTCGGCGGTCGGCCAGGGCTCCGCCGCGATCGCCGCGATGAAGCTCCTCGCGGGGCTCACCGCGGTGACGCTGACGGGCGCCCTCGCTCGCTTCATCCCGGTCGCGGGGCGGGGCACCGGACGGCTGATCTTCCGTACGTACGCGGGCAGTTCGGTGGTCGTGGCGCTGGCCGCGGGCGTCTTCCTGCTCACGCTGAGCCTCTGGGGTTCCTCGTACCGCTTCCTGCACAGCCCGCTGATCGCCGTCGGTTTCGTGGGGGCCGTCGTCGCCTGGTCGGTGCTGACGCTCCAGGACGGGGTGCTGACCGGGCTGCGCAGCGCGCTGTGGGTGCCGGTCGGCAACACCGTGTTCTCGGCGGTGAAGCTGGTGCTGCTGGTGGCGTTCGCCGCGGCGATCCCGACCATGGGTGTCTTCGTGTCGTGGGTCGCGGCCATCGCGGTGTCCGTGCTGCCGCTGGGCTGGCTGGTGTTCCGCCGCCTGGTGCCGCGGCATGTGAAGGCGACCGCGGAGCACGCCGAACCGCCCACCACGAGGGAGATCGGGCGGTTCCTGGCGGGCGACTACACCGGTTCGCTGTTCTCGCTCGCCGTGGTGTATCTCGTCCCGGTGATCGTCGCCGCGCAGGTCAGTTCCACCGACAACGCGTACTTCTACATCACCACGACCATCGGCGGCACGGTCAATCTGCTCGCCATCAACATGGGCGCCTCGCTGACCGTCGAGGGCTCGCACGATCCGGCGCGGCTGGCCGCGAACACCCGGGCCGCTCTGCGCCGGATGGCGCGGATCATGCTGCCGGTGGCCGCGGTGCTGTTCTTCGGGGCGCCCTGGATCCTGGGCGTGTTCGGCCAGGGGTACGCGGACGCGGCGACGCCGCTGCTGCGCTGGTTCGCGGTCGGCGCGGTGCTGCGGGTCGTCATGGAGACGTACTTCGCGGTGCTGCGCGCCCAGAGCCGCACCTCCGGACTCGCTTGGCTGCAGGGCCTGTTGTGCCTGCTGGTGCTGGGGCTGACGGTGATCCTGCTGCCCCGTCTGGGCCTGACCGGGGCGGGCGTGGCGGAGATCTCCAGCCTCGCGGTCATCGTGGCGCTCGCCGCGCCGAGGCTGTACCGGATCGTCAGGACCGCGCCGGCCGACGCCGTGCCCGAGGACGCGGCGCCCGACGGGGACCTGGCGGACCTGGGTGCCCGCGAGGTGGCCGCGTCGCAGCAGGACAAGCCGAAGAAGGGGCGCGGCCCGGCCTGGGCGCAGCGGCTCGACACGGACACGCTGGCGCTCGGTGTGCAGCTGGACTTCGACCACCTGGAGCGGCGGCCTGACGTACGGCCCGGTCCGGGAACACCGCCCGTCGGGACGCCGAAGGTCGAACGGCCGGAGCGCCGCAGCGAGCCGCGGCCGGACCACCGGCCGACCTGGGCGCTCAAGGCTCCCCTCCAACTGCCCGCCTCCCGCGTGGAGGTGGGCCTGCCCGTCGAGGAACGGGAACCGGGCTCCGAGACCTCCCTCGGCCCGTCCGAGGTCGAGGTGGACGCCCCCTTCGAGCCGTCGGCGGGCAGGTCCGGCGACGAGTCGGAGGGCGTACGCGAACGGAGTGCGTCCGGCGCGTCGGGCGCCGTACGCGGAAGGGGGTCTTCGCCGCTCGCGCTCGAGGCGGGTGGGCAGGAGACGGGTGGGCGGTCCGGTTCGTCCGGCACACCCGTGCCGCCGGTGTCCGTGTGGGAGCGGCTGCGGCCGACCCGGCTCGGGGTGGTGCTCGGCTCTCTGCTGACGGCCGCGCTGGTCCTGTACTGGGTACCCGCGGCCGGACTCGGGGAGCGCGATCTCGACCGGATGGGCGGGCTCGGCCTGGTCTCCGTGCTGCCGACGCCGACGCTGGTCGGGGCCGGTCTGCTGGTCACGGTCTTCGCCTCGCTGCTCTGGCTGGGCCGTGAGCACCGGGCCCTGCTGCTGGTCACGCTGCTGGCCACCGTGGTGTCGCTGCACGCGCTGCCCGCGGTCATCGAGACCGAGCCGCGGTTCGCGACGGCCTGGCAGCACCTCGGGTTCATCGACTACATCGACCGGACCGGGTCCGCCGTGCCCGACCTGGACGCGCGCTGGAGCTGGCCGGGCTTCTTCGCGGGGGCCGCGTTCGTCGCGAAGGCCTGCGGGGTCACCGACCTCACCGAGGTCATCCGCTGGTGGCCGACGGCCATGCAACTCCTCTATCTGGCACCGCTGTTCCTGCTCGTACGCCATATGCGCGCGAGCTGGCGGGCCAAGTGGACCGGCATCTGGATCTTCGTGCTCAGCGGCTGGGTGGGCCAGGACTACTTCTCCCCCCAGGGCTTCACCTATCTCCTCTATCTGGTCTTCGTGGCGATCCTGCTCGTGTGGTTCCGGGCGCCACGGGTGCTGTGGACGAAGGCGCGGCCCGGCGAGCTGGAGGTCGAGCCGACCGACCGGCGCCAACGGGCCGTACTGCTCATGGTGTTGATCGGGCTGTTCATGGCGACCGTGCCGGCGCACCAGCTCACGCCGTTCGTGATGCTGGGCGTCCTCGCGGTCCTGGTCCTGATCGGCCGCTCCGAACTGCGTGGCCTGCCCATCCTGTTCGCCGTCGTGGTCTCCGTGTGGATCGGCTTCCTCGCCGAGCCGTACTGGTCGGGGCACTTCGACGAGCTGTTCGGCGGGGTCGGCGGCGTGGGCAGCAATGTGTCCTCGTCGGTCTCCGGCCGTATCGGGGAAGGCAGTTCGTCCCACAAGCTCGTGCTGTACGCGCGTGTGGTGCTGGCCGGCGGTGTGATGGCGCTGGCCTGCTGGGGCTGGTGGCGGCGGCGCGACCACAAGTACCGCGAGCGCTCGCTGCTGGTCCTCACGTTCGTCCCGTTCCTGGGCTTCGGCATGCAGTCGTACGGCGGCGAAATGGCGCTGCGCGTCTTCATGTTCGCCCTCCCGGGGGCGGCCCTGCTCGCCGCGCTGGCCCTCTTCCCGCGCACCGGCGTCACGGCGAAGGAACGGGACAAGGACCGGGTGAGTCTCGCCCCGCTCGCAGCCCTGATGGCGGGTCTCGTCCTGATGGGCGGCTTCCTGGTGGCCCGCTGGGGCAACGAGCCGTTCGAGCGGATCCGGCCGGGCGAGGTCGCCGGCATGGAGTACGTGTACGCGCACGACAAGCCGACCGTGCGCCTGCTGTGGCTCAGCGACGACACGGTGAACAACGTGACGCCCGCGATGCCCTGGGGCGCACGGGACATGGAGAAGGTGGAGTACCTGCCGACGCTGGCGCCGCCCGATCCGGTCCTGGTGTCGGGCCTGGTCAAGTCCCTCAAGGACGCGGGGCCGAACTCGTTCCTCATGGTCAACCGCAGCCAGGTGACCTACCTCCAGCTGGACGTGGGCTACTCCAAGACCTGGGACACCCGGCTCGTCCACAACCTCGACGCCCGGCCCGAGCTCCGCAAGACGTTCGCCAACGACGACGTGACGATCTACGCGCTGCGCAAACAGCCGGACGGCAAGGTCGCCGAGCCCGACCCCGGTCCGATCGGCCCCCAGGTGACCTGGACCCCCTGGTCGGTGGTCGGAGGCCTCGCGGCGATCGCCCTGATCGTGCTGCTGACGACGCGCGAGGTGGTTCGGGTGGCCGTACGGCCGAGCGTGCGGCAACTGCAGTGGCTGCAGGGCAGTTTCTGGTTCTCACTGCCGTTGCTGGCGGTGTTGCTGGCTTCGCTGATACAGAGATTCCTGACGATGGCTTGA
- a CDS encoding polysaccharide deacetylase family protein: MKDPRDARDARDARDARVPILMYHSVATAPNDATRELSVAPEAFTEQMALLGDLGFTPVNTAALAECWRESKPLPRRPVLITFDDGYEGVYRHALPVLAEHGFASTLFVSTGWLRGAYDTGGALDEMLDWDQVRALAGADVEIGGHSHTHPQLDQLTDEALWFELLRCREIVADELGVRPASFAYPYGYSSGRVRRIVREAGFAQSLAVGNSLARRRQGPYALQRVTVRRSTGIEEFERLVEGRAIARTFARDRALTKGYAMVRRARQVRRKAIRSRV; the protein is encoded by the coding sequence ATGAAAGACCCGCGTGATGCGCGTGATGCGCGTGATGCGCGTGATGCGCGCGTGCCGATTCTCATGTACCACTCCGTCGCCACCGCGCCGAACGACGCGACCCGTGAGCTGTCCGTGGCGCCCGAGGCGTTCACCGAGCAGATGGCGCTCCTGGGCGACCTGGGGTTCACGCCGGTCAACACCGCCGCGCTCGCGGAGTGCTGGCGTGAGTCGAAGCCGCTGCCGAGGCGGCCGGTGCTGATCACGTTCGACGACGGCTACGAGGGCGTGTACCGGCACGCGCTGCCCGTGCTGGCCGAGCACGGTTTCGCGTCCACGCTGTTCGTGTCGACGGGCTGGCTGCGCGGCGCGTACGACACCGGGGGCGCCCTCGACGAGATGCTCGACTGGGACCAGGTGCGCGCGCTCGCGGGCGCGGACGTCGAGATCGGCGGCCACAGCCATACGCATCCGCAGCTCGACCAGCTGACCGACGAGGCGCTCTGGTTCGAACTGCTGCGCTGCCGGGAGATCGTCGCCGACGAACTGGGCGTGCGCCCGGCGTCGTTCGCGTACCCGTACGGCTACTCCAGCGGCCGGGTGCGCCGGATCGTGCGCGAGGCCGGGTTCGCCCAGTCGCTCGCCGTCGGCAACAGCCTCGCCCGGCGCCGCCAGGGGCCGTACGCGCTGCAGCGGGTCACCGTGCGCCGCAGCACCGGTATCGAGGAGTTCGAGCGGCTCGTGGAGGGCCGCGCGATCGCCCGTACCTTCGCCAGGGACCGGGCCCTCACCAAGGGGTACGCCATGGTCCGCAGAGCACGACAGGTTCGCCGGAAGGCCATCCGTTCCCGTGTCTGA
- a CDS encoding glycosyltransferase family 2 protein — protein MRTLDISVVVCVYTEDRWEDILAAVDSVRAQSRPALETLLVVDHNQALLDRLSKEYKETEGVRVLANAGPRGLSAGRNTGIAASYGDVIAFLDDDAVAERDWLLHFAEGYEDPLVMAVGGRTMPIWASGRRPAWFPEEFDWVVGCTYKGLPPGRVQVRNVLGGNASFRRSAFDAAGGFATGIGRDGDKRPLGCEETELCIRLTHARPDAVLLIDDRAVIHHRVPEAREHFAYFRTRTYAEGLSKALVARSVGADKGLESERRYTTRVLPAGVARGLRDALLARPGGAGRAAAIVTGVVTAAGGYVLGSVRARRGGATFSVVRIEGAER, from the coding sequence TTGAGAACCCTGGACATCTCCGTGGTGGTCTGCGTGTACACCGAGGACCGCTGGGAGGACATCCTCGCGGCGGTCGACTCGGTGCGGGCGCAGTCCAGGCCGGCCCTGGAGACGCTCCTGGTGGTGGACCACAACCAGGCGCTCCTGGACCGGCTGTCGAAGGAGTACAAGGAGACCGAAGGGGTTCGGGTGCTCGCCAACGCGGGCCCCCGGGGCCTCTCAGCGGGCCGCAACACCGGCATCGCCGCCTCGTACGGCGACGTCATCGCCTTCCTCGACGACGACGCGGTGGCCGAGCGCGACTGGCTGCTCCACTTCGCGGAGGGGTACGAGGATCCGCTGGTCATGGCAGTCGGCGGCCGTACGATGCCGATCTGGGCGTCGGGCCGCCGGCCTGCCTGGTTCCCCGAGGAGTTCGACTGGGTCGTGGGCTGCACGTACAAGGGTCTGCCGCCCGGCCGGGTCCAGGTGCGCAACGTGCTCGGCGGCAACGCCTCGTTCCGGCGCAGCGCCTTCGACGCGGCGGGCGGCTTCGCGACCGGCATCGGGCGCGACGGCGACAAGCGGCCGCTGGGCTGTGAGGAGACGGAGCTGTGCATCCGTCTCACCCACGCCCGGCCGGACGCGGTCCTGCTGATCGACGACCGTGCGGTGATCCACCACCGGGTGCCCGAGGCGCGCGAGCACTTCGCGTACTTCCGTACGCGTACGTATGCCGAGGGTCTGTCGAAGGCGCTGGTCGCGCGGAGTGTGGGCGCCGACAAGGGCCTTGAGTCCGAGCGCCGGTACACCACGCGTGTGCTGCCCGCCGGAGTCGCGCGCGGGCTGCGCGACGCGCTGCTCGCCCGCCCCGGCGGCGCGGGCCGCGCGGCCGCCATCGTGACCGGAGTGGTGACGGCGGCGGGCGGGTACGTACTCGGCAGCGTCCGGGCACGCAGGGGTGGGGCCACGTTCTCGGTCGTGCGGATCGAGGGGGCGGAACGATGA
- a CDS encoding glycosyltransferase family 2 protein, translating into MSSVVRPAVSGQDPLIASKYRPISTHLAIAPPVSVVIPAMNEAENLPYVFKTLPAWIHEVVLVDGNSTDNTVEVARELWPDVKVVKQVGKGKGDALITGFAASTGDIIVMVDADGSADGHEIVSYVSALVSGADFAKGSRFANGGGTDDMTPIRKLGNWALCTAVNRKFGARYTDLCYGYNAFWRHCLDKIDLDCTGFEVETLMNIRVVKAGLKVQEIPSHEYLRIHGSSNLRAVRDGLRVLKVILKERSNRRSLRRRPHAVALNSGPGEVS; encoded by the coding sequence ATGAGTTCTGTTGTGCGCCCGGCGGTTTCGGGCCAAGATCCGCTCATAGCCAGCAAGTACCGGCCCATATCGACTCACCTGGCCATAGCGCCTCCGGTGAGCGTCGTGATTCCCGCCATGAACGAGGCGGAGAATCTCCCGTACGTCTTCAAGACATTGCCGGCATGGATCCACGAAGTGGTTCTCGTCGACGGCAATTCCACCGACAACACCGTCGAGGTCGCCCGCGAGCTGTGGCCGGACGTCAAGGTCGTCAAGCAGGTGGGCAAGGGCAAGGGAGATGCCCTGATCACCGGATTCGCGGCCTCCACCGGCGACATCATCGTCATGGTCGACGCGGACGGCTCGGCCGACGGTCACGAGATCGTCAGCTATGTCTCCGCGCTGGTCTCCGGGGCGGACTTCGCGAAGGGGTCGCGGTTCGCCAACGGCGGCGGCACGGACGACATGACGCCGATCCGCAAGCTCGGCAACTGGGCGCTGTGCACAGCCGTCAACCGCAAGTTCGGCGCCCGCTACACCGACCTCTGCTACGGCTACAACGCCTTCTGGCGGCACTGCCTGGACAAGATCGACCTCGACTGCACCGGCTTCGAGGTGGAGACCCTGATGAACATCCGGGTGGTCAAGGCGGGGCTCAAGGTCCAGGAGATACCGAGCCACGAGTACCTCCGGATCCACGGTTCGAGCAATCTGCGTGCCGTGCGGGACGGGCTGCGGGTGCTCAAGGTGATCCTCAAGGAGCGCTCCAACCGGCGCTCGCTGCGCCGTCGTCCGCACGCCGTGGCGCTCAACTCCGGGCCGGGAGAGGTGTCTTGA
- a CDS encoding GNAT family N-acetyltransferase, translated as MNISVYRPGELTAADRAAWSALQSKAHLHGSPELANPFLSPEFTLAVGRCRRGVRIAVVREGGEPVAFFPFQRTTTGVGRAVGLGVSDCQGLVHGPGFTWDARELLRACGLAVWEFDHLVEGQEPFEAEASGTFPSPVMDVDRGYETYLAELRARSPKFTRTTLAKDRRLGRDHGEVRYVHDERDPEALLTLMGWKSAQYRRTGRSDRFAQPWITRLTHQLFHTRSEPFAGILSVLYAGGKPIAAHFGLRSGRVLACWFPAYDPAFSKYSPGLVLHLRMAEAAAADGIAYLDLGRGQKEYKDSLKTRELAVSEGLVTRRHPVALGHRARRAPVRALRNAVLSRPELFEPADKALKRMGKIRSGR; from the coding sequence GTGAACATCAGCGTGTACCGCCCCGGCGAACTGACCGCCGCCGACCGGGCGGCATGGTCGGCCCTTCAGTCGAAGGCCCATCTGCACGGCTCGCCGGAACTCGCCAACCCGTTCCTGTCACCGGAGTTCACCCTCGCCGTCGGACGCTGCCGACGCGGCGTACGGATCGCCGTGGTCCGGGAGGGCGGCGAACCCGTGGCCTTCTTCCCGTTCCAGAGAACCACCACCGGCGTCGGCCGGGCCGTCGGCCTCGGTGTCTCCGACTGCCAGGGCCTCGTCCACGGGCCCGGCTTCACCTGGGACGCAAGGGAACTGCTGCGGGCCTGCGGGCTCGCGGTGTGGGAGTTCGACCACCTGGTGGAAGGCCAGGAGCCGTTCGAGGCCGAGGCCTCCGGCACCTTCCCCTCCCCGGTCATGGACGTCGACCGGGGGTACGAGACGTATCTCGCCGAACTGCGGGCCCGGTCACCGAAGTTCACCCGGACCACCCTGGCCAAGGACCGCAGACTCGGCCGCGATCACGGCGAGGTCCGCTATGTGCACGACGAGCGTGATCCCGAGGCGCTGCTCACGCTGATGGGATGGAAGTCGGCGCAGTACCGCAGGACCGGTCGCAGCGACCGCTTCGCGCAACCGTGGATCACCCGGCTGACGCACCAGCTCTTCCACACCCGTTCCGAGCCGTTCGCCGGAATCCTGTCGGTGCTCTACGCGGGCGGCAAGCCGATCGCCGCGCACTTCGGGCTGCGCTCCGGACGCGTCCTGGCGTGCTGGTTCCCCGCGTACGACCCGGCGTTCTCCAAATACTCCCCGGGCCTTGTCCTGCATTTGCGTATGGCCGAGGCGGCTGCCGCCGACGGCATCGCCTATCTGGATCTCGGCCGGGGGCAGAAGGAATACAAGGATTCCCTGAAGACACGCGAACTCGCCGTGTCCGAGGGGTTGGTCACGCGCCGCCATCCCGTGGCGCTCGGACACCGGGCGCGGCGCGCCCCTGTCCGGGCGCTGCGGAACGCGGTGCTGTCGCGGCCGGAGCTGTTCGAGCCGGCCGACAAAGCCCTCAAGCGGATGGGAAAAATCCGCTCGGGCCGTTAG